A single Dermacentor albipictus isolate Rhodes 1998 colony chromosome 3, USDA_Dalb.pri_finalv2, whole genome shotgun sequence DNA region contains:
- the LOC135919007 gene encoding uncharacterized protein yields MVDAWHLVRCGKYTHAKSEIVLDCENVVIGRNVEPKYRLDSVNISRQHACLRYSSGGQWEITDLRSHNGVFVNGARIQASHRVALSEGDVIGFGKAVPSGDDVFVFALEKKCVGVAVKNELPDSPTSASPASDVVLLSDDDDIVVTKVHCAKRRLTISTSSNSAAATHCSSPSALDAAPQHVAPEKKPFDGRDRLCYGGSAVSTGPAIGTAHTDVPLSADTTRFSISPQQQVLSTTVAIVPKAEPFDAVGRVKIERDCESTDSRSTSSRDTSNSRPSLPVGLTFTPAASNRSSIKVSSPALLPHTPGTYIKQEVPGHIADIGVVPIREPSDVPSYIKQEPDCLTGEQAQNVEKAVVTPAHQSECLGDLPLHSIVGSSSRRTDCSSTVSRKVKVNSCNSTSLSCPSEQKAECDTLYRSDLDVCATAKKNVAAPVHSLGAPKTDVSSTTVKEEPVLSDCSSNNIVQSIVKSNVPADLSISSIGFGKTVRSGLTPSGLKATDAEQCSTFSLHENKNGEKCAGSKYVPCQERSYSPTACSKNVSNLPNPPRCFNLSLLVKPCSVVLQRLESSTLASLSGQQLTEGGLVTQGDHNHVEAGLVENTRNTTNEDSCHGISFSQDDVIIILSDSDDDCNGGIDFEIKKEPEEAEDIISNDADVEAGIPWINSCLNDGTEERKTVPVCSVTQDKELEKRLVWNESEPEQTTSTEQEQPENDFFPALSQDFSDSEALPAKIKRTSTPARAILLSSAHHLACLKGKVNRSPKKKSCLKEKLMKSMKHRIPMAGGGSAVQKKDGEGLLKSSSAAECEGGLKKSHYKVRFQSRSACLLSTEEPSKPSASTSKSKPGKIVKPLNDMQTVQNRVESAKPLDISAERTKQVSPSLYSAQLFPEKGKAPRVSDVSAETTSQLRPSWNAMEIRPQLDVPLSNSVSTEITNRLSSSLKECALVPQVNNFTRTDSSEQGKPCFSVPRFKKAVRISRLATGSPVPAATSGDPTVVEQRPSALPLIPVPMDPLPEPMDIDVSERRSRVHFHIEEPSSKTDEQRAEFALRVRASLKKKKFEHSQKSKINLGVFISYILNWKVHWLKEQLQSAMLPPLLDMDKFRSKRFMYSSLEEYKFVNYHFLCLEVWQTVFRSWREHFARTTRMTFSSAVVRHTCPPGDTMILTCVVLVTSEQMHKSLYPFEGHLVRLDLRIRDQAKAALPAFGFVTQHKFLRDPRVRNSAIPDLLQSVYTDGCIPVTLQIQVKTRPVTLDFGKVQRLSVVAKITPALRQMEAVLELEKSAFAKCIVRPNVSHFWCQKGVPMSSRFRENFNDEQKKVISSTVAAMRERGGEPRIIILHGPPGTGKTHTVVGAVTEILQHNSKQTVLIVAPSNAAVDEIGRRLLAHRQWQYRQKVPAEQVLKVVRIGQNSMVHAEVRGICLDELLQKNIQKDEIERCKEYDQTICALEIEVKRCTDKKCQLEKSACQDVRAFRRLEFQITHLRSQIQQAKEKKKLITDSHSRQFRNVNDKKLVILRNAHVILSTLNSCRSRLMEEAFGCNSSHNFSCVLLDEATQCTEVEALLGLQYRTSRLILVGDPMQLPATVVSQDAVDRGFQESLFERFYNYLKQEVDSKPIFTLSEQRRMHSEICQFPSNYFYDGKLRPVLGLDAKYASFPLTPYLVFNIKDSPEVIEATSTSWLNRGEAAFVAHLCLAISQHVVNVSLGIITPYQAQKSAIIQQLQESFAPGAATFDVNTVDGFQGQERDVIVLSCVRAHNPRGNIGFVADARRLNVAITRARKALYICGHLDSLKDSEEWNALISDAYDRSKVMDISAECSSDHLADKIKKHRVTGP; encoded by the coding sequence ATGGTTGACGCTTGGCACCTCGTTCGGTGTGGTAAATACACTCACGCTAAAAGCGAGATTGTTTTAGACTGCGAGAACGTCGTGATTGGTCGCAATGTTGAGCCGAAGTATCGTCTAGACAGCGTGAACATCAGTCGTCAGCACGCTTGCTTGAGATACAGCAGTGGTGGACAATGGGAAATCACTGATCTTCGCAGCCACAACGGCGTGTTTGTCAACGGTGCAAGGATACAGGCATCACACCGCGTTGCTCTTTCCGAAGGCGATGTCATCGGTTTCGGAAAGGCTGTGCCGAGTGGTgatgatgtgttcgtgtttgcattGGAGAAGAAATGTGTGGGTGTCGCCGTCAAGAACGAATTGCCTGATTCACCAACGAGTGCGTCGCCTGCATCCGACGTCGTGTTGTTGAGCGATGATGACGATATCGTCGTCACGAAAGTACACTGTGCGAAAAGACGACTTACTATTTCAACAAGTTCGAACAGTGCAGCTGCTACGCACTGTTCGTCGCCCTCAGCCCTTGATGCCGCTCCGCAACATGTCGCACCCGAAAAGAAACCCTTTGATGGGCGCGACAGACTTTGTTATGGTGGTTCAGCAGTTTCCACCGGTCCGGCTATTGGTACCGctcacaccgatgttccgctttCGGCTGACACGACGCGCTTCAGCATCAGTCCTCAACAGCAAGTGTTAAGTACCACAGTCGCGATTGTTCCCAAGGCAGAGCCGTTTGACGCTGTGGGGAGAGTGAAAATTGAACGGGACTGTGAATCCACTGATTCTCGATCGACGTCTAGCCGCGACACATCCAATAGCAGGCCATCACTGCCAGTGGGCTTGACCTTCACACCTGCTGCTAGCAACAGAAGCTCAATTAAAGTGTCCTCTCCAGCACTTCTTCCTCATACACCTGGCACTTACATTAAACAGGAGGTACCAGGACACATTGCTGACATTGGAGTTGTTCCCATACGTGAACCGTCAGATGTGCCAAGTTATATCAAGCAAGAACCAGATTGCTTAACTGGAGAGCAAGCACAGAATGTAGAGAAAGCAGTGGTGACACCTGCTCACCAAAGTGAGTGTCTCGGTGATTTACCCTTGCACAGCATCGTTGGGAGTAGCTCCAGAAGGACAGATTGTTCAAGTACTGTGTCAAGAAAAGTCAAAGTAAACTCATGCAACAGCACATCTTTATCTTGTCCCTCTGAGCAAAAAGCAGAATGTGATACTTTATACCGAAGTGATCTTGATGTGTGTGCTACTGCAAAGAAAAATGTAGCTGCTCCTGTTCATTCATTAGGAGCACCAAAAACAGATGTCAGTAGCACTACTGTGAAAGAGGAACCTGTTTTGTCTGACTGCAGTAGCAACAACATAGTGCAAAGCATAGTTAAAAGCAATGTCCCAGCAGATCTGTCTATCTCTTCTATAGGTTTTGGAAAAACTGTGCGAAGTGGTCTTACACCGAGTGGCCTAAAAGCCACTGATGCTGAGCAGTGCAGTACATTTTCTCTACATGAAAACAAGAATGGTGAGAAGTGTGCAGGCTCGAAGTATGTTCCATGTCAGGAAAGATCATATTCACCGACAGCTTGCAGCAAGAATGTCAGCAATTTGCCTAACCCACCACGCTGTTTCAATTTGTCCCTGTTGGTTAAGCCATGCTCTGTTGTTCTTCAGAGATTGGAATCCAGCACTCTTGCTTCCTTAAGTGGACAGCAGCTCACTGAAGGTGGTTTGGTCACACAAGGTGATCACAATCATGTTGAAGCAGGACTTGTAGAAAACACTCGGAACACAACTAATGAAGACAGTTGTCATGGTATATCTTTTTCTCAGGATGATGTAATAATAATTCTTTCAGATTCAGATGATGATTGTAATGGGGGAATCGATTTTGAGATCAAGAAAGAACCTGAGGAAGCGGAAGATATCATTAGCAATGATGCTGATGTTGAGGCTGGCATTCCGTGGATAAATAGTTGCCTGAATGATGGTACTGAAGAGAGGAAAACTGTGCCAGTGTGTTCAGTAACTCAAGACAAGGAGCTTGAAAAAAGACTTGTTTGGAATGAGTCAGAGCCAGAGCAGACTACCTCAACTGAGCAGGAGCAACCAGAAAATGATTTCTTCCCAGCATTGTCACAAGACTTCTCTGATAGTGAGGCTCTTCCAGCAAAAATAAAGAGAACAAGCACTCCTGCACGTGCAATTTTGTTGTCATCCGCCCACCATCTTGCTTGTTTGAAAGGCAAAGTGAACCGAAGCCCCAAGAAAAAGTCATGCCTGAAAGAGAAGCTGATGAAATCTATGAAACACAGGATACCAATGGCTGGAGGTGGATCAGCAGTCCAAAAGAAAGATGGTGAAGGGTTGCTTAAATCCAGCTCTGCTGCTGAATGTGAAGGTGGCTTAAAGAAGTCCCATTACAAGGTTAGGTTCCAGTCCCGTTCAGCTTGTCTACTAAGTACAGAAGAGCCATCTAAGCCTTCTGCAAGCACATCAAAAAGCAAGCCAGGCAAAATAGTTAAACCTTTGAATGACATGCAAACGGTGCAGAACAGAGTTGAATCTGCCAAGCCACTTGACATTTCTGCTGAAAGAACAAAGCAAGTGAGTCCATCTCTATATAGTGCGCAGCTGTTTCCGGAGAAGGGAAAAGCTCCCAGGGTGAGTGATGTTTCTGCTGAAACAACGAGCCAGTTGCGTCCATCTTGGAATGCTATGGAAATACGTCCGCAGCTAGATGTTCCACTGTCAAATTCTGTTTCGACTGAAATTACAAATCGATTGAGTTCTTCCCTGAAAGAATGTGCCCTCGTTCCCCAGGTCAACAATTTTACAAGAACTGACTCATCAGAACAGGGAAAACCGTGCTTTTCTGTTCCAAGGTTCAAAAAAGCTGTCCGAATTTCTAGATTGGCAACGGGCTCACCAGTGCCCGCTGCTACTTCAGGTGACCCCACTGTAGTTGAACAAAGGCCTTCAGCTCTGCCGCTAATTCCAGTGCCTATGGATCCGTTGCCTGAACCTATGGACATTGATGTATCTGAAAGGAGGTCACGTGTACACTTTCACATAGAAGAACCAAGTAGCAAAACCGATGAGCAGAGGGCTGAATTTGCACTACGTGTTAGGGCATCATTGAAGAAGAAAAAGTTTGAACATAGTCAGAAGAGTAAGATAAACTTGGGAGTCTTCATCTCTTACATTCTCAACTGGAAAGTTCATTGGCTAAAGGAGCAGCTGCAGTCGGCAATGCTTCCTCCTCTACTGGACATGGACAAGTTTCGAAGTAAACGCTTCATGTACAGTAGTCTGGAAGAATACAAGTTCGTGAACTACCACTTCTTGTGCCTCGAAGTGTGGCAGACTGTCTTCCGCAGCTGGCGAGAACATTTTGCACGCACCACACGCATGACATTCAGTTCTGCTGTTGTACGCCACACATGCCCTCCTGGTGACACCATGATCTTAACTTGTGTTGTTTTAGTGACATCAGAGCAGATGCACAAATCTTTGTATCCATTTGAAGGTCACCTTGTCCGCCTGGATCTGCGCATTCGAGATCAGGCAAAAGCTGCACTGCCAGCATTTGGATTTGTAACTCAACACAAGTTTCTGAGGGACCCTCGTGTGCGTAATAGCGCCATCCCAGACTTGTTGCAAAGTGTGTACACTGATGGGTGTATTCCTGTTACGTTGCAGATTCAAGTAAAAACAAGACCTGTGACTCTAGACTTTGGTAAAGTTCAGCGCTTGTCTGTAGTGGCCAAGATCACTCCGGCTTTGCGGCAAATGGAAGCTGTGTTAGAGCTTGAAAAATCTGCATTTGCCAAATGTATTGTCAGGCCTAATGTTAGCCATTTTTGGTGCCAGAAAGGTGTGCCCATGAGCTCTAGGTTCAGAGAAAACTTCAATGATGAACAAAAGAAAGTAATCAGTTCTACTGTTGCTGCTATGAGAGAGCGTGGTGGAGAACCTAGAATTATCATCCTGCATGGCCCACCTGGCACAGGCAAGACTCACACAGTGGTTGGCGCGGTGACAGAGATCCTTCAGCACAACAGCAAACAGACTGTGCTGATTGTGGCACCGTCCAATGCTGCAGTTGATGAGATTGGTCGTCGGCTTTTGGCTCACAGGCAGTGGCAGTACAGACAGAAAGTGCCTGCAGAACAGGTTTTGAAGGTAGTCCGAATTGGCCAAAACAGCATGGTCCATGCAGAGGTTCGTGGGATATGTCTTGATGAGCTGTTGCAAAAGAACATTCAGAAGGATGAGATTGAACGGTGCAAAGAGTATGACCAGACCATTTGTGCTTTAGAGATTGAGGTTAAACGGTGCACTGACAAAAAGTGTCAGCTTGAAAAGTCTGCATGTCAGGATGTCAGAGCATTTAGACGTCTTGAGTTTCAGATAACACATTTGCGGTCTCAGATCCAGCAGGCTAAAGAGAAGAAAAAGCTCATAACTGACAGCCATTCCCGGCAGTTTCGTAATGTTAATGACAAGAAACTTGTAATCCTTCGCAATGCACATGTCATCCTTTCCACTCTAAACAGCTGCCGTAGTCGTCTTATGGAAGAGGCTTTTGGCTGCAACAGTTCTCATAACTTTTCATGTGTTCTTCTTGATGAAGCAACTCAGTGCACCGAAGTGGAAGCGCTCCTCGGCTTGCAGTACCGAACCAGCAGGCTGATTCTTGTTGGTGATCCCATGCAGCTCCCTGCCACAGTTGTGTCGCAAGATGCTGTCGATCGTGGATTCCAGGAGTCACTCTTTGAGCGCTTTTACAACTACCTAAAGCAAGAAGTTGACTCCAAGCCCATCTTCACACTAAGTGAGCAGAGACGGATGCATTCAGAGATTTGTCAGTTCCCATCAAACTACTTTTATGATGGGAAGCTTCGACCAGTTCTTGGGCTGGACGCCAAATATGCATCATTTCCATTGACTCCATACCTTGTGTTCAATATTAAGGACAGCCCTGAGGTTATCGAGGCCACTAGTACATCATGGTTGAATCGTGGTGAAGCTGCCTTCGTTGCCCATCTTTGCCTTGCTATTTCCCAGCATGTTGTGAATGTGTCTCTCGGTATTATCACACCCTACCAGGCACAGAAGAGTGCTATCATCCAACAGCTTCAAGAGAGTTTCGCACCAGGGGCAGCAACTTTTGATGTTAATACTGTGGATGGCTTTCAAGGCCAGGAGAGGGATGTCATTGTATTGTCATGTGTGCGTGCCCACAACCCAAGAGGCAACATTGGTTTTGTTGCTGATGCCCGGAGGCTGAATGTTGCCATCACAAGAGCCAGGAAAGCTCTGTATATCTGTGGACATCTTGACTCCCTTAAGGACAGTGAGGAGTGGAATGCATTGATTTCCGATGCTTATGATCGTTCCAAAGTGATGGACATCTCTGCAGAATGTTCTTCTGATCATCTTGCGGACAAAATCAAGAAGCACCGTGTAACAGGACCATGA